A region from the Achromobacter seleniivolatilans genome encodes:
- a CDS encoding AEC family transporter, with protein sequence MSVALLVFPDFMLVALGWALRHKLGFTREFFAGTERLVYFVLFPALLFQSILRTPITAGNAAMLLQATAAVVAAGVAMAWLAGLVLRPSSLGLASSAQCGFRFNTYIGLALSASLAGAQGQTVMALIIGFAVPMANVAAVYGLARHSGGNLLRELARNPLVISTLAGLACNLAGLHLPGPVDTVLVRLGAAAIALGILCVGASLAWEGGKGYGSLIAWMLAVKLIALPAVALLVAHLLNLPPLEAQMLLLFAALPTASAAYVLAMRMGGDGRMVAVLISLGTLFSAVTIPMWLLFTGHV encoded by the coding sequence ATGTCGGTTGCCCTTCTGGTTTTCCCTGATTTCATGCTGGTTGCGCTGGGTTGGGCGCTGCGTCACAAGCTGGGTTTCACGCGTGAATTTTTTGCGGGCACCGAGCGCCTTGTGTACTTCGTGCTGTTCCCTGCGTTGCTGTTTCAATCCATTCTGCGTACGCCGATCACGGCAGGCAATGCGGCCATGTTGTTGCAGGCAACGGCGGCCGTTGTGGCGGCAGGCGTAGCGATGGCCTGGCTTGCCGGACTGGTGCTGCGGCCGTCCTCGCTGGGCCTGGCGTCTTCTGCCCAATGCGGCTTCCGCTTCAACACTTATATCGGGCTGGCGCTATCAGCCAGTCTGGCGGGCGCACAAGGCCAGACGGTGATGGCGCTGATTATCGGCTTCGCGGTACCCATGGCCAATGTGGCCGCGGTCTATGGCCTGGCGCGGCACAGCGGCGGCAATCTGTTGCGCGAACTGGCGCGCAACCCGCTGGTGATCTCCACGCTGGCCGGTCTGGCCTGCAATCTGGCTGGCCTGCATTTGCCCGGCCCCGTCGACACCGTGCTGGTCCGGCTGGGCGCGGCCGCCATCGCGCTGGGCATTCTTTGCGTGGGGGCCAGTTTGGCGTGGGAAGGCGGCAAGGGCTATGGGTCGCTGATCGCGTGGATGCTGGCAGTCAAGCTCATTGCGCTGCCCGCCGTGGCATTGCTGGTGGCGCATTTGCTGAACCTGCCGCCGCTGGAAGCGCAGATGCTGCTGCTGTTCGCGGCGCTGCCCACCGCGTCCGCCGCCTACGTGCTGGCGATGCGCATGGGCGGCGACGGCCGCATGGTGGCCGTTCTGATTTCTTTGGGCACGTTGTTTTCAGCGGTCACGATTCCGATGTGGCTGCTGTTCACCGGCCACGTCTGA